In Capsicum annuum cultivar UCD-10X-F1 chromosome 11, UCD10Xv1.1, whole genome shotgun sequence, one genomic interval encodes:
- the LOC107848228 gene encoding piriformospora indica-insensitive protein 2 codes for MRGFKNSRFCVLVIIFLLHFGVWCNGDTENMGAPMEQNEINALYSTIQGFVGKSWNGSDLYPDPCGWTPIQGVSCDLFDGFWYVTDINIGPIHDNSLSCTPNAEFNLNLFTLKHLKSLLFFNCFVSPRHHPTSIPSEGWELLASTLESLEFRSNPGLIGQIPSTFGRLRKLQSLVLIENGLSGEMPPNLGSLVNLRRLVLAGNKLNGEIPETFGGFTQLLICDLSRNSLSGVLPKALFGGLVSLLKLDLSSNNLQGKIPQEISKLKNLTLLDLSNNKLSNGLTKSLQEMTCLEELVLSKNPMGGFLEILDWHNMRKLTTLDLSNMNLTGGIPKSIADLKKLRFLGLNDNKLMGDIPKNLENLPYASAIYLYGNNLTGELQFSEWFYSKMGRRFGAWGNENLCYPIGLVSTSNVPYGVKQCQQELNIVMDLDTKSKLVNGSLLNSQSSMGYLNDYGIWRSYVVELFMVILLLLN; via the exons ATGAGGGgtttcaagaattcaagattttgtGTTTTAGTTATCATTTTTCTCCTCCATTTTGGTGTTTGGTGCAATGGTGATACTGAAAACATGGGAGCTCCAATGGAACAAAATGAGATAAATGCTCTTTACTCTACTATTCAAGGTTTTGTTGGTAAATCCTGGAATGGCTCAGATCTTTATCCAGATCCTTGTGGTTGGACTCCTATacag GGTGTATCTTGTGACTTGTTTGATGGTTTTTGGTATGTCACAGACATAAACATTGGACCTATACATGATAACTCACTAAGTTGTACACCAAATGCTGAGTTCAATCTCAATCTCTTTACACTAAAGCACCTAAAATCTCTCTTATTCTTCAATTGTTTCGTGTCGCCTCGCCATCATCCAACTTCAATCCCCTCAGAAGGCTGGGAACTTCTTGCTAGTACCTTGGAGTCACTTGAGTTTCGATCAAATCCCGGTCTCATTGGACAAATTCCCAGCACATTTGGAAGACTCAGAAAGCTCCAATCTTTAGTACTAATAGAAAATGGACTCTCTGGTGAAATGCCACCAAATCTTGGGAGTTTAGTGAACTTAAGGAGACTAGTTCTTGCTGGAAACAAGCTCAATGGCGAAATCCCGGAGACTTTCGGAGGGTTCACTCAACTTTTGATATGTGATTTGAGCAGAAACTCACTTTCCGGTGTCTTGCCTAAAGCATTGTTTGGAGGTTTGGTTTCATTATTGAAACTTGATTTGAGTTCCAACAACTTACAAGGCAAAATCCCACAAGAGATTTCAAAGTTAAAGAATTTGACACTTTTGGACCTTAGTAACAACAAGTTATCAAATGGACTAACAAAGTCACTTCAAGAAATGACATGCTTGGAAGAGTTAGTCTTGTCAAAGAACCCAATGGGTGGATTCTTGGAGATTCTTGATTGGCATAACATGAGAAAGTTAACAACTTTGGATCTATCAAACATGAACTTGACAGGTGGGATACCAAAGTCTATAGCAGACCTAAAAAAGCTAAGATTTTTAGGACTTAATGACAATAAACTCATGGGTGACATAccaaaaaatcttgaaaatttgcCTTATGCAAGTGCTATTTACCTATATGGTAACAATCTGACAGGTGAACTTCAATTCTCTGAATGGTTTTATAGTAAAATGGGAAGGAGATTTGGTGCATGGGGGAATGAAAATCTTTGTTACCCTATTGGTTTGGTGTCAACAAGTAATGTACCTTATGGGGTAAAACAATGTCAACAAGAACTAAATATTGTTATGGATCTTGATACAAAGTCCAAGTTGGTAAATGGGAGTTTATTGAATTCTCAATCTTCAATGGGATATTTGAATGATTATGGGATTTGGAGAAGTTATGTAGTTGAACTATTTATGGTTATTCTATTActattgaattga